CCCTAAAAGACGCATGTAATGAAGCGTTGCGCGACTGGTCTGGTAGCTATGAAACCGCACATTACTTACTTGGCACAGCAGCGGGGCCTCACCCATTCCCAACGATTGTGCGCGATTTCCAACGCATGATCGGTGAAGAGACTAAAAACCAAATTCTCGCTCGTGAAGGCCGCCTTCCGGATGCCGTTATCGCTTGTGTTGGCGGTGGTTCAAACGCCATTGGTATGTTTGCTGATTTTATCGATGAAGAGCAGGTACGCCTTATTGGTGTTGAACCTGCCGGTAAAGGGATTGATACCGATCAACACGGGGCACCATTGAAACACGGCAAAACAGGCATTTTCTTCGGTATGAAAGCGCCGTTAATGCAAGATGCCAATGGTCAAGTCGAAGAATCATACTCGGTCTCGGCTGGTCTTGATTTCCCATCTGTAGGTCCGCAGCATGCGCACCTTAATGCGATTGGTCGAGCAGAATATGACAACGTGACCGATGATGAAGCCTTAGAAGCGTTCCAAGAACTGGCACGCAGCGAAGGGATCATTCCCGCTCTTGAGTCCTCTCACGCGTTAGCTCATGCCTTACGCATGGCGCGAGAAAACCCAGAAAAAGAGCAGCTACTGGTTGTAAACCTATCCGGTCGTGGTGACAAAGACATCTTTACTGTCCACGCCATTTTAGAAGAAAAAGGGGTGATGTAATGGACCGTTATCAATTGATGTTTGACCGTCTAGGCGAAAAGAAGCAAGGTGCATTTGTTCCGTTTGTGACCGTGTGCGATCCCAACCCAGAGCTCTCACTAGAGATTATGCGGACTTTGGTAAAATCAGGGGCCGATGCACTTGAGTTGGGGATGCCATTTTCCGACCCGTTAGCGGATGGTCCGACAATTCAAGGTGCCAATATTCGCGCGCTAGACTCAGGGGCAACTCCCGATATTTGCTTTGAGTTAATCAGCAAAATTCGCAGTGAGTTCCCTGAATTACCGATTGGTCTTTTGATGTACGCGAATCTTGTCTTTTCACGCGGCATCGAGAATTTTTATCAACGTTGCGCCAATGCAGGGGTTGATTCTGTGCTGATCGCTGATGTCCCAACCAACGAGAGTGCGGAGTTTGTCGCTGCGGCAGAAAAGTATGGCGTTCACCCAATCTTTATTGCGCCCCCAACCGCCAGTAATGAGACGCTAAAATCCGTTGCAGAGCTTGGTGGAGGTTACACCTACCTA
This is a stretch of genomic DNA from Vibrio panuliri. It encodes these proteins:
- the trpB gene encoding tryptophan synthase subunit beta, with the translated sequence MAKLNAYFGEYGGQYVPQILVPALEQLEQAFIDAQQDPDFRSEFMSLLQEYAGRPTALTLTRNLTKGTKTKLYLKREDLLHGGAHKTNQVLGQALLAKRMGKNEIIAETGAGQHGVATALACALLGLKCRVYMGAKDVERQSPNVFRMKLMGAEVIPVHSGSATLKDACNEALRDWSGSYETAHYLLGTAAGPHPFPTIVRDFQRMIGEETKNQILAREGRLPDAVIACVGGGSNAIGMFADFIDEEQVRLIGVEPAGKGIDTDQHGAPLKHGKTGIFFGMKAPLMQDANGQVEESYSVSAGLDFPSVGPQHAHLNAIGRAEYDNVTDDEALEAFQELARSEGIIPALESSHALAHALRMARENPEKEQLLVVNLSGRGDKDIFTVHAILEEKGVM
- the trpA gene encoding tryptophan synthase subunit alpha, with the translated sequence MDRYQLMFDRLGEKKQGAFVPFVTVCDPNPELSLEIMRTLVKSGADALELGMPFSDPLADGPTIQGANIRALDSGATPDICFELISKIRSEFPELPIGLLMYANLVFSRGIENFYQRCANAGVDSVLIADVPTNESAEFVAAAEKYGVHPIFIAPPTASNETLKSVAELGGGYTYLLSRAGVTGAETKANMPVNDMLDRLNQFDAPPALLGFGISQPEQVKQALDAGAAGAISGSAVVKIIESHQTEPEQLLTKLSQFIAQMKQATHR